In Cololabis saira isolate AMF1-May2022 chromosome 1, fColSai1.1, whole genome shotgun sequence, the following proteins share a genomic window:
- the LOC133448932 gene encoding histone H1-like, whose protein sequence is MAEVVPAPAPAKAAKKKVSKPKKAGPSAAELIVKAVAASKERSGVSAAAVKKALAAGGYDVDKNKARVNTAIKSLVTKGTLVQTKGTGASGSFKMSKNTDTKAKAPVNKAAPKANKPAAKKPAAAKKAKSAAAKKPAAAKKSPKKVKKPAALKKTAKSPKKVAKSPKKVVKKAPKANKSPAKKVAKPKAKKAAPKKK, encoded by the coding sequence ATGGCAGAAGTAGTTCCAGCTCCGGCTCCGGCCAAAGCCGCCAAGAAGAAGGTGTCCAAGCCGAAGAAGGCCGGCCCCAGCGCGGCAGAGCTCATCGTGAAGGCCGTGGCCGCGTCCAAGGAGCGCAGCGGCGTGTCCGCCGCCGCCGTCAAGAAAGCTCTGGCCGCCGGAGGATACGACGTGGACAAGAACAAAGCCCGCGTCAACACCGCCATCAAGAGCCTGGTGACCAAGGGGACCCTGGTCCAGACCAAGGGGACCGGGGCCTCCGGCTCCTTCAAGATGAGCAAGAACACTGACACGAAGGCCAAAGCTCCCGTGAACAAAGCGGCTCCTAAAGCCAACAAGCCCGCCGCCAAGAAACCCGCAGCAGCGAAGAAGGCGAAGAGCGCAGCAGCCAAGAAACCAGCAGCGGCCAAGAAGAGCCCCAAGAAGGTGAAGAAGCCCGCAGCGCTCAAGAAAACGGCCAAGAGCCCCAAGAAGGTCGCCAAGAGCCCCAAGAAGGTGGTGAAGAAGGCCCCCAAAGCCAACAAGTCCCCCGCCAAGAAGGTGGCCAAGCCCAAAGCCAAGAAGGCAGCACCCAAGAAGAAGTGA